A genomic stretch from Lathyrus oleraceus cultivar Zhongwan6 chromosome 2, CAAS_Psat_ZW6_1.0, whole genome shotgun sequence includes:
- the LOC127118861 gene encoding uncharacterized protein LOC127118861 gives MDRSEPALVPEWLRSAGSVGGAGNSAQHFASSSNHTDSHSPSAVHNNRNRSSRTTSDFDSSRSVFLDRSSSSSYRRGSINGTAKHAYSSFNRNNRDKDRDREKDRSNFGDHWDRDGSDPLANLFSGRIERDTLRRSQSMVSRKQGETLPRRVAADTKSGGSSNHNNGNDVLSVGSVGSSIQKAVFDKDFPSLGAEEKQVIAEMGRVSSPGLGATASQQSLPVGSSALIGGEGWTSALADVPSISVQQTVTATSGSVSSSTSAGLNMAEALAQAPSRARSTPQVSVKTQRLEELAIKQSRQLIPVTPSMPKALALNSSEKSKSKTAIRNAEMNVAMKSVPQQPSSLHIASQSVRSVNAKVDVPKTSGKFIDLKSVVWENGASPTAKDVSNLTNYANNKLANQHAVASAAAPTPVKNPNNLKSPTERKPAPLDLKLGSTLDKKQSISQVKSRNDFFNLLKNKSATNSSTVLPDSGQLVSSPTLENSAEVNRESAMLSASPQSVGTGAELTSNGNVHAHEKPCKISDDEEKDSISRATVYPDEEEAAFLRSLGWEDNSDEDEGLTEEEISAFYQECKKLDPSTLKICIEGMQPQLSKLFDSCASDLRGASSKLNSSDPRSEA, from the exons ATGGATAGAAGTGAACCTGCGTTAGTTCCAGAATGGCTGAGAAGTGCTGGAAGTGTTGGTGGTGCTGGCAATTCAGCCCAACATTTTGCATCCTCGTCTAATCATACCG ATTCCCATTCTCCATCTGCAGTCCATAACAATAGGAACAGATCTTCTAGGACTACCAGTGATTTTGATAGCTCGCGTTCTGTATTTCTTGATCGGTCATCGTCGTCAAGTTATAGGAGGGGTTCTATTAATGGTACTGCCAAGCATGCTTACAGTAGTTTCAACAGAAATAATCGTGACAAGGACCGCGATAGAGAGAAAGATAGATCCAATTTTGGAGACCATTGGGATCGTGATGGGTCTGACCCATTGGCCAACCTTTTTTCTGGAAGGATAGAGAGGGATACATTGCGCCGTTCTCAGTCAATGGTTTCCAGGAAACAGGGTGAGACTTTACCTCGTAGAGTTGCAGCTGACACTAAATCTGGTGGAAGCAGCAATCACAACAATGGCAATGATGTGCTTTCTGTGGGCAGTGTTGGCAGTAGCATTCAGAAAGCCGTCTTTGACAAGGATTTTCCATCACTTGGGGCTGAAGAGAAGCAGGTAATAGCTGAAATGGGGAGGGTTTCATCCCCTGGTTTGGGTGCCACAGCTAGTCAACAAAGTCTACCTGTTGGTAGTTCAGCTTTGATTGGAGGGGAGGGATGGACATCTGCACTTGCAGACGTACCTTCCATATCGGTACAGCAAACTGTTACTGCAACTTCTGGATCTGTTTCATCTAGTACATCAGCCGGTCTTAATATGGCCGAGGCATTGGCACAGGCTCCATCCCGAGCTCGTTCGACTCCCCAG GTGTCGGTGAAAACCCAAAGGCTCGAGGAACTGGCTATCAAACAGTCAAGACAGTTGATTCCAGTAACACCATCTATGCCTAAGGCTTTG GCTCTTAATTCTTCTgagaaatcaaaatcaaaaacaGCTATCAGAAATGCTGAGATGAATGTCGCTATGAAGAGTGTGCCCCAGCAACCCTCTTCATTGCACATTGCTAGTCAATCTGTTCGCAGTGTAAATGCCAAAGTTGATGTTCCTAAGACGTCGGGGAAGTTTATTGATCTTAAATCGGTGGTGTGGGAAAATGGTGCTTCCCCTACTGCTAAGGATGTTTCAAATCTAACAAATTATGCTAATAATAAATTGGCAAATCAACATGCTGTTGCTTCAGCAGCTGCTCCCACACCAGTGAAGAACCCCAACAACCTAAAATCTCCCACAGAGCGGAAGCCAGCTCCCTTGGATTTGAAATTAGGTTCTACTTTGGACAAGAAACAATCCATTTCTCAAGTGAAGAGCCGAAATGATTTCTTCAATTTGCTTAAGAACAAATCGGCAACAAACTCGTCTACCGTTCTTCCAGATTCTGGCCAGCTGGTTTCATCTCCCACATTGGAAAACTCTGCCGAAGTGAACAGGGAATCAGCTATGCTTTCTGCAAGTCCTCAATCTGTTGGAACTGGTGCTGAACTGACTAGCAACGGCAATGTTCATGCGCATGAAAAGCCCTGCAAAATTTCTGATGATGAAGAGAAAGATTCTATTTCTAGAGCTACGGTCTACCCAGATGAGGAAGAAGCTGCATTTCTTCGCTCCCTTGGCTGGGAGGATAATTCAGATGAGGATGAAGGCCTTACTGAAGAGGAGATCAGTGCATTTTATCAGGAG TGCAAGAAATTGGACCCCTCCACACTCAAGATATGCATTGAGGGTATGCAGCCACAGCTGTCCAAGTTGTTTGATTCTTGTGCATCTGACTTGCGAGGAGCATCTTCTAAATTGAACTCTTCTGACCCCAGATCTGAAGCTTGA